A genomic region of Exiguobacterium oxidotolerans JCM 12280 contains the following coding sequences:
- a CDS encoding cysteine desulfurase family protein, whose translation MIYFDHAATTPMHPDVLQTMTPYMLEQFGNPSSVHAFGRSGRAAIDAARRTLASELNAKPNEIIFTAGGTESDNYAILGAAMKYQTQGRHVITTRFEHHAVLHAFEELEKRGFDVTYLEVPESGVVTIDALAAALRPDTILVSVMFGNNEVGTLQPIKEMGQLLNKQNILFHTDAVQVFGKLSLDVEECQIDLLSASSHKINGPKGVGMLYVRTGVQLEAQSYGGEQERKRRAGTENVAGIVGFAKAVQLIVAERDILKAQSEDLRHLLLERLDTASISYEQNGHKGLPHIVNLYFPRVEIEPFLIMLDMRGIAVSSGSACTAGSIEPSHVLSAMYGENDRTRQSVRISFGRGNDKEQVELLAQGLIDVVKSFQNK comes from the coding sequence ATGATATATTTTGATCATGCAGCGACAACGCCGATGCACCCTGATGTACTACAAACAATGACTCCATATATGCTCGAACAGTTTGGTAATCCTTCGAGCGTCCATGCCTTTGGACGTTCGGGACGAGCTGCAATCGACGCGGCACGTCGAACACTTGCGAGTGAACTGAATGCCAAACCGAATGAAATCATTTTCACGGCGGGTGGAACGGAGTCGGATAACTATGCGATTCTTGGTGCTGCGATGAAATATCAAACACAAGGTCGCCACGTGATTACGACACGCTTTGAACATCATGCCGTCTTGCATGCGTTCGAGGAACTCGAAAAACGTGGATTTGACGTGACGTATTTAGAAGTTCCGGAGTCGGGCGTCGTCACGATCGACGCACTCGCGGCGGCACTTCGTCCGGATACAATTCTTGTTTCGGTCATGTTCGGAAACAATGAAGTCGGGACACTGCAACCAATCAAGGAAATGGGCCAGCTATTAAACAAGCAAAATATTCTCTTTCATACGGATGCGGTCCAAGTCTTTGGCAAGCTGAGTCTCGACGTCGAAGAATGTCAAATTGACCTATTATCGGCATCAAGTCATAAAATCAATGGACCAAAAGGAGTCGGGATGCTCTACGTCCGGACAGGTGTTCAATTAGAAGCGCAATCATATGGCGGTGAACAAGAACGGAAGCGTCGCGCGGGAACAGAGAACGTCGCTGGAATCGTCGGTTTCGCAAAAGCCGTTCAATTGATCGTAGCAGAACGTGACATACTGAAAGCCCAGTCGGAAGACTTGCGTCACTTGTTACTCGAGCGCCTCGATACCGCCTCGATTTCCTATGAACAAAACGGTCATAAAGGACTGCCGCATATCGTCAATCTCTATTTCCCACGTGTCGAGATTGAACCGTTTTTAATCATGCTCGACATGCGTGGAATTGCCGTCTCGAGTGGGAGTGCCTGTACGGCAGGATCGATTGAACCGTCCCACGTGTTGTCCGCGATGTACGGTGAAAATGACCGGACGCGGCAATCGGTCCGAATTAGTTTTGGACGGGGAAACGATAAGGAGCAAGTCGAACTACTCGCACAAGGATTGATAGATGTCGTAAAATCGTTTCAGAACAAATAA
- a CDS encoding DNA-3-methyladenine glycosylase — protein sequence MERSFFERSPLEVGKELIGSVLTVDDVTMRIVEVEAYLGPDDQAAHSYSGRPTKRTAPMFGEAGHLYVYFTYGMHHCLNFVCGEVGQGYAVLLRGAEIISGHEIIAYRRFHRSYHELTNTQLKNLVNGPAKLCQAFGLTTAESGEDLYQERFRLVAGQSGQIIETTRIGIPNAGEATHYPWRFYEEGSPGVSKK from the coding sequence ATGGAACGGAGTTTTTTTGAACGGTCACCGCTTGAAGTCGGCAAAGAATTGATTGGGAGTGTTCTGACGGTCGATGACGTGACGATGCGAATCGTCGAGGTCGAAGCGTATCTCGGACCGGATGATCAAGCTGCACATTCCTACAGTGGCCGTCCGACGAAACGAACGGCACCGATGTTCGGTGAAGCAGGGCATCTCTATGTCTACTTTACTTATGGCATGCATCATTGCTTGAATTTTGTCTGTGGAGAGGTCGGGCAAGGGTATGCCGTCTTACTGCGGGGAGCGGAAATCATTTCAGGTCATGAGATCATCGCCTATCGTCGATTTCATAGATCGTATCACGAACTGACGAACACCCAACTCAAAAACTTGGTCAACGGACCAGCGAAGCTCTGTCAGGCCTTTGGCTTAACGACTGCTGAGTCGGGGGAAGATTTATATCAAGAACGTTTTCGGCTCGTTGCGGGTCAGTCTGGACAAATCATCGAGACGACACGGATTGGGATTCCGAATGCCGGTGAAGCGACACACTATCCGTGGCGGTTTTATGAAGAGGGAAGTCCTGGTGTCAGTAAAAAGTGA
- a CDS encoding tetratricopeptide repeat protein produces the protein MTKRTKRANVLRILHKGENTMNYNEVGFRHLEAGNYELAAQAFNDAIEENPNDPTAYVNLGTLLQSMDDADRALRFYEKALTIDPTFASAHYAKGALFFAAEQLVEAEDALRLALLHGLDDADLHFMLGLTYQKLGDPVRGIPRLKQATELNGVDVEIAFQYGLALAQNEQIEEAAEIFEQVLLLEETHTDARYNYAIALAFLGQQEACYTELETVLEYQPNHTLAQDAKAKMDSLLK, from the coding sequence TTGACGAAGCGTACAAAGCGGGCGAACGTCTTACGTATCTTGCATAAGGGAGAGAACACGATGAATTATAACGAAGTAGGATTTAGACATTTAGAAGCGGGAAATTACGAACTGGCGGCGCAAGCGTTCAACGATGCGATTGAAGAAAATCCGAATGATCCGACGGCATATGTCAATTTGGGGACGTTGCTTCAATCGATGGATGACGCGGACCGGGCATTACGTTTTTATGAAAAAGCGCTGACGATTGATCCAACGTTCGCAAGTGCCCACTATGCAAAAGGGGCATTGTTCTTTGCGGCAGAGCAACTTGTCGAGGCAGAAGATGCCTTACGACTCGCCTTACTCCATGGACTTGATGACGCCGATCTACACTTCATGCTTGGTCTGACGTATCAAAAGCTCGGGGATCCTGTCCGGGGAATTCCTCGCTTGAAACAAGCGACGGAATTGAACGGGGTGGACGTCGAAATTGCTTTCCAATACGGCCTTGCGCTCGCGCAAAACGAACAGATTGAAGAAGCGGCAGAAATTTTCGAACAAGTCCTGTTGTTAGAAGAAACGCACACGGACGCACGCTATAACTATGCGATTGCCCTTGCATTTCTTGGTCAGCAAGAAGCGTGTTATACGGAGCTCGAGACGGTTCTTGAATATCAACCGAATCATACGCTCGCGCAAGATGCGAAAGCGAAAATGGATTCTTTGTTAAAATAA
- a CDS encoding replication-associated recombination protein A, translated as MANLFESKYPAGPLANRMRPQSLEEIVGQRHLIGETTLLRRAILADRLGTVIFYGPPGTGKTTLARVISSYTKSAFEQLNAVTAKLDQLRDVLKAAESRLQFDDQKTILFLDEIHRFNKMQQDALLPALEAGTITLIGATTENPSFEVNAALLSRATVFRFEPPTADDLRVVLNRTLQDKDRGLGKYPISITEEAIDHYVKLSDGDYRALLNALELAVLTTPEVDGEITIDLAVAEESIQQKALKYDKDGDRHYDVISAFIKSIRGSDPDAALYWLAVMIEAGESPRFIVRRLYVHAAEDIGLSDPQALLIVDACARACEYVGFPEARIPLAETVLYLATAPKSNTVITAIDKALALVRRSDGGPVPPHLRDAHHPGAEALGNGVAYQYPHQFPHAYVKQSYWPENLARTKPVFYEPSPRGFEKQLQARLEFWKKQP; from the coding sequence ATGGCTAATTTATTTGAATCAAAATATCCTGCTGGACCGCTCGCCAACCGGATGCGTCCTCAGTCACTGGAGGAAATCGTTGGTCAACGGCATTTGATTGGAGAGACGACCCTTTTACGTCGTGCCATTCTTGCCGATCGACTCGGAACGGTCATCTTTTACGGACCACCGGGAACCGGAAAAACGACACTGGCGCGTGTCATCTCGAGCTATACGAAGTCGGCTTTCGAACAGTTGAACGCCGTCACCGCAAAACTCGATCAATTACGCGATGTCTTGAAGGCAGCAGAATCTCGCCTACAGTTCGATGATCAAAAAACAATCCTCTTTTTAGATGAAATCCATCGTTTCAATAAAATGCAACAAGACGCGTTGCTCCCTGCTCTTGAAGCGGGTACAATCACCTTGATTGGGGCGACGACAGAAAATCCGAGCTTTGAGGTCAATGCCGCCTTACTTTCCCGGGCGACCGTCTTTCGGTTCGAGCCGCCGACTGCAGACGACTTACGTGTCGTGCTTAACCGCACGTTACAAGATAAAGACCGTGGTCTTGGAAAATATCCGATTTCGATTACAGAAGAAGCGATTGATCATTACGTTAAACTATCTGACGGCGATTACCGTGCCTTATTGAATGCACTCGAGCTCGCCGTCTTGACGACTCCGGAAGTCGACGGAGAAATCACGATTGATCTCGCCGTCGCCGAAGAATCGATTCAGCAAAAAGCATTGAAATACGATAAAGACGGTGATCGCCATTATGACGTTATCTCGGCTTTCATTAAATCTATCCGCGGATCCGATCCGGACGCAGCATTATATTGGCTCGCCGTCATGATTGAAGCGGGCGAAAGTCCTCGTTTCATCGTCAGACGGTTGTACGTCCATGCCGCGGAAGACATCGGGCTATCGGATCCACAAGCTCTGTTGATTGTCGACGCTTGTGCTCGTGCGTGTGAATACGTCGGTTTTCCGGAAGCACGAATTCCGCTCGCTGAAACGGTGTTGTACTTGGCGACGGCACCTAAGTCAAATACCGTCATCACAGCAATCGACAAGGCGCTGGCTCTCGTACGACGTTCGGACGGCGGACCGGTCCCACCGCATCTTCGTGACGCCCATCATCCCGGTGCAGAAGCACTCGGAAATGGTGTCGCTTATCAATACCCGCACCAATTCCCTCACGCTTACGTGAAACAAAGCTATTGGCCGGAAAACTTAGCGCGGACGAAACCGGTCTTTTATGAACCAAGTCCACGCGGCTTCGAGAAACAGCTCCAAGCCCGACTCGAGTTTTGGAAAAAACAGCCGTAA
- a CDS encoding VOC family protein, with amino-acid sequence MGRLPIAGLCELVLEVEDMERAVDFWHGTLGIPIVEQWAPDDAEPSKEQATQDGVWATWLYIGGNTRLGLWLKRDFTLEERTVKNLPVTKWDSLYDEGGTHVHCAFYIEKNRFEDALNVLREADIAVKIREWDEQETSNDKEYSAYFKDTEQNVIELYTKNMDEAYEDFSGPPQRVVREVGN; translated from the coding sequence GTGGGACGATTACCAATTGCTGGCTTATGTGAATTAGTACTTGAAGTAGAGGATATGGAACGTGCTGTCGACTTTTGGCATGGGACGCTCGGAATACCGATTGTCGAACAATGGGCTCCGGATGACGCGGAACCAAGTAAAGAGCAAGCCACTCAAGACGGCGTTTGGGCGACATGGCTCTATATTGGTGGAAACACGCGACTCGGACTCTGGCTCAAACGAGATTTCACCCTTGAGGAACGGACTGTCAAAAATCTACCGGTCACGAAGTGGGATTCACTTTATGATGAAGGAGGGACTCACGTCCACTGCGCCTTTTACATTGAAAAAAACCGATTCGAGGACGCTCTGAACGTCTTACGGGAAGCAGATATTGCCGTTAAGATTCGAGAATGGGATGAACAAGAAACTTCAAATGATAAAGAATACTCCGCTTATTTTAAAGATACCGAACAAAACGTGATTGAGCTCTATACAAAAAATATGGACGAGGCGTACGAAGACTTTTCTGGTCCGCCGCAACGCGTCGTACGTGAAGTCGGAAACTAA
- a CDS encoding tRNA threonylcarbamoyladenosine dehydratase: MLHQFSRNELAIGKTGLEALASKSVAILGIGGVGSFSAEALARSGVGRLILVDKDDIDITNVNRQIHALLPTVGQPKVDAMADRLMLINPDLEIVRLKMFYNEETYESFFDQQPDYVIDASDTVSFKIHLIKECKRRNIPIISSMGMANKMDPTRIKIVDIKDTTYDPLAKVIRTRLRKEGIHKGVPVVFSDEPPVKTIEEVRQVVGNDEAVIRKAKMPPSSNAFVPSVGGLIAASHVINEIVREAGVTIERVR; this comes from the coding sequence ATGTTACATCAATTTTCACGTAATGAATTAGCAATCGGTAAGACGGGACTTGAAGCATTGGCATCAAAGTCTGTCGCTATCTTAGGAATTGGCGGCGTCGGATCATTTTCGGCAGAAGCACTGGCCCGGAGTGGTGTCGGACGATTGATTCTCGTCGATAAAGATGACATCGATATCACGAACGTCAATCGCCAAATCCATGCCCTGCTGCCGACCGTCGGACAACCGAAGGTCGATGCGATGGCAGATCGGTTGATGTTGATCAATCCCGATTTAGAAATCGTCCGCCTGAAGATGTTCTACAATGAAGAAACGTACGAATCCTTTTTTGACCAACAACCGGACTATGTCATCGATGCATCAGATACTGTCTCGTTTAAAATTCATTTGATTAAAGAGTGTAAACGACGCAACATTCCAATCATCTCGAGCATGGGGATGGCAAATAAAATGGATCCGACACGGATTAAGATCGTTGACATCAAAGATACGACATATGATCCATTAGCAAAAGTCATCCGGACACGTTTACGCAAGGAAGGGATCCATAAAGGTGTTCCTGTCGTCTTTTCGGATGAACCACCTGTCAAAACAATCGAAGAAGTGCGTCAAGTCGTCGGAAATGACGAAGCAGTCATTCGAAAAGCGAAGATGCCACCAAGTTCGAACGCATTCGTTCCGTCGGTCGGTGGTTTGATTGCAGCAAGTCACGTCATCAATGAGATCGTTCGCGAAGCAGGCGTTACGATCGAACGCGTCCGTTAA
- a CDS encoding DASH family cryptochrome translates to MSGIVWYRADLRVDDHEALAQARQAHSTVKAVFVQQPLNTRRFERGRAQMKFERETLQTLQEELGRLGIELTILTGDVSEQLGRFMKPGDVVYFHRMTGYYESIDERAVLAQFTAHIYETQTLYRREQIGSDKLAHVFSAFRKKVERSGHFEQPVAIEDPAAAITLPAYASGDAFPFEGGEMTGRAKLKAYLEGPIFTYKETRNGFGRDDSSKLSAWLANGSLSPRRVMAELQSVERRHGANESTYWLYFELLWRDFFHFTMRETGNRLFLAQGLREGSNVWPTDESIISMWIEGRTGQPFVDAFMHEFRETGWMSNRGRQITASYLIHELGQDWRVGASYFESQLIDYDVASNYGNWAYIAGVGNATRIPRFNPIFQQQMYDPTGAFTRRWTSP, encoded by the coding sequence ATGAGTGGAATCGTATGGTACCGTGCTGATTTACGTGTCGACGATCACGAAGCCTTAGCGCAGGCACGTCAGGCACATTCAACGGTCAAAGCTGTCTTTGTTCAACAACCGTTAAATACGAGACGATTTGAACGTGGACGTGCTCAAATGAAATTTGAGCGTGAAACGTTACAGACGCTTCAGGAGGAGTTAGGACGACTCGGAATCGAGTTAACGATTTTAACCGGGGACGTCAGCGAACAGTTGGGACGGTTTATGAAGCCGGGAGACGTCGTTTACTTTCATCGGATGACGGGGTATTACGAATCAATTGATGAGCGGGCAGTGCTTGCACAATTCACGGCACACATCTATGAAACGCAGACGTTGTATCGCCGTGAACAAATCGGTAGCGACAAATTGGCGCATGTCTTTTCAGCCTTTCGCAAGAAAGTCGAGCGGTCGGGACATTTTGAACAACCAGTTGCGATTGAAGACCCTGCGGCTGCTATTACGTTACCCGCTTATGCATCAGGTGATGCGTTTCCCTTTGAAGGAGGGGAGATGACGGGGCGTGCAAAATTAAAAGCATATCTGGAAGGACCTATTTTTACGTATAAGGAAACACGGAATGGTTTCGGTCGGGATGATTCCTCCAAATTATCGGCCTGGTTAGCGAACGGTTCCTTATCCCCACGCCGGGTCATGGCAGAACTTCAAAGCGTAGAAAGACGGCATGGTGCTAATGAATCGACATACTGGTTGTATTTCGAGTTACTTTGGCGCGACTTCTTTCATTTCACGATGCGAGAGACGGGGAATCGATTATTTCTTGCGCAAGGTTTACGAGAAGGGAGTAACGTCTGGCCGACGGACGAGTCAATCATTTCGATGTGGATCGAAGGACGAACTGGGCAACCGTTCGTGGATGCCTTCATGCATGAATTTCGAGAAACGGGATGGATGTCGAATCGTGGGCGACAAATTACTGCGAGTTATTTGATTCATGAGCTTGGACAGGATTGGCGCGTCGGGGCGTCATACTTTGAAAGCCAACTGATCGATTATGACGTCGCTTCAAATTATGGTAACTGGGCTTATATCGCAGGTGTCGGAAATGCGACTCGAATTCCACGCTTCAATCCTATTTTTCAGCAACAAATGTATGATCCGACAGGCGCCTTCACGAGGCGTTGGACATCACCCTGA
- the mnmA gene encoding tRNA 2-thiouridine(34) synthase MnmA, whose amino-acid sequence MNTRAKAPSETTVVVGMSGGVDSSVTAHLLKEQGYNVIGIFMKNWDDTDEDGFCTATEDYEDVIAVANQIGIPYYAVNFEKEYWDKVFTYFLNEYKLGRTPNPDVMCNKEIKFKAFLDHAMRLGADFVATGHYARAVYEDGEHKLLRGVDTNKDQTYFLNQLSQDQIAKAMFPIGHMEKSEVRKIAEEANLATAKKKDSTGICFIGERNFKQFLSQYLPAQPGEMRTLDGKVMGRHDGLMYYTMGQRHGLGIGGDGEPWFVVGKNLADNVLFVDQGFHNELLYSEGLYASDISWTAPLKVGDTFRCTAKFRYRQEDSGVTVRLLENGRLDVAFDERQRAITPGQAVVFYDGDVCLGGATIDEAYKAGERLTYLA is encoded by the coding sequence ATGAATACAAGAGCAAAAGCGCCAAGTGAGACGACAGTCGTCGTCGGAATGTCTGGCGGCGTCGACTCGTCCGTCACAGCACACTTGCTGAAAGAACAAGGGTACAACGTCATCGGAATCTTCATGAAAAACTGGGATGATACGGATGAAGACGGTTTTTGTACAGCGACGGAAGACTATGAAGATGTGATTGCGGTCGCCAATCAAATCGGCATTCCGTACTATGCAGTCAACTTCGAAAAAGAATACTGGGACAAAGTCTTCACGTATTTTTTGAATGAATATAAACTGGGTCGGACACCGAATCCGGATGTCATGTGTAACAAGGAAATTAAGTTCAAAGCGTTTCTTGATCATGCCATGCGTCTCGGGGCGGATTTTGTCGCGACAGGTCATTACGCGCGTGCGGTCTATGAAGACGGGGAGCACAAGTTACTCCGTGGGGTCGATACGAATAAAGACCAAACGTACTTCTTGAACCAACTGTCACAAGACCAAATTGCGAAAGCGATGTTCCCAATCGGTCACATGGAAAAATCAGAAGTCCGGAAAATCGCGGAAGAAGCGAACTTGGCGACAGCGAAGAAAAAAGATTCGACCGGTATCTGTTTTATTGGTGAACGGAACTTTAAACAATTCCTCAGCCAATACCTCCCGGCACAACCGGGCGAAATGCGAACACTCGACGGGAAAGTCATGGGACGTCACGATGGTTTGATGTATTATACGATGGGACAGCGTCATGGACTAGGGATTGGTGGAGACGGAGAGCCTTGGTTCGTCGTCGGAAAAAATCTTGCGGATAACGTCTTGTTCGTTGATCAAGGCTTCCATAATGAACTGCTCTACTCGGAAGGATTATATGCGTCAGACATCAGCTGGACGGCACCACTGAAAGTCGGCGATACATTCCGGTGTACGGCGAAGTTCCGCTACCGTCAAGAAGACTCAGGCGTGACTGTCCGCTTGCTTGAAAATGGACGTCTTGATGTTGCCTTTGACGAACGCCAACGGGCCATCACACCGGGACAAGCCGTCGTCTTTTATGATGGTGATGTCTGCTTAGGTGGCGCAACGATTGACGAAGCGTACAAAGCGGGCGAACGTCTTACGTATCTTGCATAA
- the cymR gene encoding cysteine metabolism transcriptional regulator CymR, whose translation MKISTKGRYGLTIMIALAKGGEQKPLSLKKIAQMYNLSEHYLEQLIAPLRNGGLVKSVRGAYGGYKLGRKAEEITAGDIIRLLEGPLVVVEGDNCDEVTKRKLWDKIQSAVDQVLDSTTLKDLAEDDDTGYMFYI comes from the coding sequence ATGAAAATTTCGACGAAAGGCCGTTATGGTCTGACAATCATGATCGCACTCGCTAAAGGAGGCGAACAAAAGCCGCTATCCTTAAAGAAAATTGCCCAGATGTATAATCTGTCGGAGCATTACTTGGAACAATTGATTGCCCCGCTCCGTAATGGCGGGCTCGTCAAAAGTGTCCGTGGTGCTTACGGTGGATACAAATTAGGACGAAAAGCGGAAGAAATCACAGCCGGTGATATCATTCGTTTGCTTGAAGGACCACTCGTCGTTGTCGAAGGGGACAATTGTGATGAAGTGACGAAACGTAAATTATGGGATAAAATCCAAAGTGCAGTCGATCAAGTACTTGATTCGACGACATTAAAAGATTTAGCGGAAGATGATGATACTGGATATATGTTCTATATATGA
- a CDS encoding ATP-dependent RecD-like DNA helicase — protein sequence MEHPHQVVGRVKRVLFSSEEEAHSIVLVAVKEKNFELKETELVVTGTGVGIELGGTYQAFGRLIDHPRFGKQLKAELIRRSVPMTKHAAVRFLTNGSFTGIGPKTAKNIVEALGEDAIDVILKDSRALDRVPGLKQKQADVIFSRLATLYGVDQLMLFLAPFDVTPKLAAKIYAAYEGDAMARIRENPYSLMYEVSGIGFKTADQIASHLGLVGLHPERVAASVMHILEQEAGEGHAFATIDSLLQRAPRLLGEDPGERLEQAIELLLTEDKVKLEEGCLYLPTIYYAEVRAAKELARVMANGAEQEVDVATILTAIGQLEERFGMEYATQQREAIELAVKAPLMVLTGGPGTGKTTVIKGILHALQEIHDWPLEKSQVKSGDVYPYVLVAPTGRAAKRLSEATDVPAMTIHRLLKYDGSNFQLNEDQPITGKVLIIDESSMIDIYLLSSLLRAVPNGMKILFVGDRDQLPSVGPGQVLADLMDTDGIPVVRLNVVHRQAEDSSILRLAHDLKNRVTSADLLAPLSDRRFYSLAPQESLRGIAAFAEKALAKGYSKFDVQVLAPTYRGQVGIDELNLALQNVYNPEAPKKREVKQGNRLYRSGDKILQLVNNAEENVYNGDIGEIVNIFFAKENVDKVDKIIARFDQTEVEYNRSDWDQFTHAYAITIHKAQGSEFPIVLMPVFFTGAFKHSRNLIYTAVTRAKTSLLLFGDPRAFHKASQEEEPRRRTRLIERLGGATKT from the coding sequence ATGGAGCACCCCCATCAAGTCGTCGGTCGTGTTAAACGTGTGCTCTTCTCCTCCGAAGAAGAAGCGCATTCCATCGTATTGGTGGCTGTGAAGGAAAAAAACTTTGAATTGAAAGAAACCGAACTCGTCGTGACGGGAACAGGTGTCGGAATTGAACTTGGCGGTACGTACCAGGCATTCGGACGATTGATTGATCATCCACGGTTCGGGAAACAATTAAAGGCAGAGTTGATTCGCCGCTCTGTTCCGATGACGAAGCATGCCGCTGTCCGCTTTTTGACGAATGGATCGTTTACCGGCATTGGTCCGAAAACAGCGAAAAATATCGTCGAGGCACTTGGCGAGGATGCGATCGATGTCATCTTAAAAGATAGCCGTGCCCTCGATCGTGTGCCTGGACTTAAACAAAAACAAGCTGACGTCATCTTCAGTCGACTGGCAACGCTCTATGGTGTTGATCAATTGATGTTGTTTTTGGCACCGTTCGACGTCACGCCGAAACTGGCAGCTAAAATTTATGCGGCGTACGAAGGGGATGCGATGGCGCGGATTCGTGAAAACCCGTATTCCTTGATGTACGAAGTGAGCGGGATCGGTTTTAAGACGGCCGATCAAATTGCCTCCCATCTCGGGTTAGTTGGTCTTCACCCGGAACGCGTTGCAGCGTCCGTCATGCACATACTTGAGCAAGAGGCAGGGGAAGGACATGCTTTTGCGACGATTGATTCCCTGTTGCAACGCGCTCCCCGCCTGCTAGGGGAAGACCCAGGCGAACGACTCGAACAGGCAATCGAGTTGTTATTGACAGAAGATAAAGTAAAACTCGAAGAAGGCTGTCTGTATCTGCCGACGATTTATTATGCGGAAGTCAGGGCGGCAAAAGAGCTGGCACGCGTCATGGCGAATGGAGCAGAACAAGAAGTCGATGTCGCGACGATCTTAACGGCAATCGGTCAGCTCGAAGAACGTTTCGGGATGGAATATGCGACGCAACAACGAGAAGCGATTGAACTGGCCGTCAAAGCACCATTGATGGTCTTGACCGGTGGACCGGGAACCGGTAAAACGACGGTCATCAAAGGAATCTTACATGCCTTACAAGAAATCCATGATTGGCCGCTCGAAAAAAGCCAAGTCAAATCAGGTGATGTGTATCCGTACGTTCTCGTCGCACCGACCGGGCGTGCTGCAAAACGATTGTCGGAAGCGACCGATGTTCCAGCGATGACAATTCATCGGCTGTTGAAGTATGACGGCTCAAATTTTCAATTGAATGAAGATCAACCGATCACCGGAAAAGTGTTGATCATCGATGAATCATCGATGATTGATATCTACCTCTTGTCGAGTCTCCTTCGCGCCGTACCGAACGGGATGAAAATCTTGTTCGTTGGTGACCGGGATCAACTGCCGTCGGTCGGTCCGGGACAAGTGTTGGCTGATTTAATGGATACGGACGGGATTCCGGTCGTACGACTCAATGTCGTCCACCGTCAAGCGGAGGATTCATCGATTTTACGATTGGCTCACGATTTGAAAAATCGGGTCACATCGGCTGATTTATTGGCACCGTTATCGGACCGCCGTTTTTATTCACTGGCTCCGCAAGAATCATTACGCGGGATTGCCGCGTTCGCTGAAAAAGCGTTAGCAAAAGGCTACTCGAAGTTCGACGTCCAAGTCCTCGCCCCGACGTACCGCGGACAAGTCGGGATTGATGAACTCAATCTCGCGCTGCAGAATGTCTACAATCCGGAAGCACCGAAAAAACGGGAAGTGAAGCAAGGAAATCGGTTGTACCGGAGCGGGGATAAGATTCTGCAGCTCGTCAACAATGCAGAAGAAAATGTCTACAATGGTGATATCGGCGAAATCGTCAACATCTTTTTTGCGAAAGAAAACGTCGATAAAGTCGATAAAATCATCGCGCGGTTCGACCAGACGGAAGTCGAATACAATCGCAGTGACTGGGACCAATTCACACATGCCTATGCGATCACGATCCATAAAGCCCAAGGGTCGGAGTTCCCGATTGTCTTGATGCCTGTCTTCTTCACGGGCGCCTTTAAGCACTCGAGAAACTTAATTTATACGGCCGTGACCCGTGCGAAAACAAGTTTGTTGTTGTTCGGAGATCCACGCGCCTTTCACAAGGCATCACAAGAAGAAGAACCACGCCGGCGGACGCGGTTGATTGAACGTCTCGGTGGTGCGACAAAGACTTGA